In a genomic window of Rhododendron vialii isolate Sample 1 chromosome 12a, ASM3025357v1:
- the LOC131309839 gene encoding uncharacterized protein LOC131309839 isoform X2, with the protein MSTEEKHAVTVRDLVEEAKKRIVFLIMCAVGLSYLLSMTSSSVWVNLPAAASLIVTVRYFSLYFEMRGKAAVYNSKPTLAHISSKTKPFEGPNTGVMKSDWRRKVNSPVVENALDQFTRHLVSEWVMDLWYSRLTPDRQGPEELVHIMHGVLGEISSRLRNVNLIDLLTRDIISILCTHLELFRSSQSKIEKHQLGPLTFERRDVELKSILFADNKLHPALFSAEAEHKVLQHLMDGLISFTFKPEDLQCSLFRFTVRELLACALMRPVLNLANPRFLNERVESVAISLSKANEGAATLLASQSKSKASSRISSDHFTRILDPSVKGVELVPLKKDPSKTLEEKSTKDNANGTLTKDPLLCMDTRSTLSWSSQPLDPLTGDGRGSQRLHSGEIWDGTVVMISRRETEAIAPNHFENYRRKEDENYAIESGIKSSSALYKTADNLKVLSREKEKDGATKISSDHSNAALSRRNGNITSHLSAISYIEFDENDLMRLEEVESGSSSYTSEDDETSSVTGLDFPVNKVWDGKLNRYLSVSHIHHPLQSSEGCNTRKSGVGHLHSRLHRTQSRRKRFKRLSSQKRHIWQEVERTSFYSGDRQDILNSFKGRVESEDSSDDYEAEVLGRIHSGATASSSTSSTRLLDCDNLAVSAQKNSLLPDSFLKLRCEFECYFQSQVLGANIVKGGSRTFAVYSISVTDTNEDSWSIKRRFRHFEELHRRLKEFPEYNLHLPPKHFLSTGLDVLVIRERCKLLHKYLKKLLQLPTISGSIEIWDFLSVDSQTYVFSHSISIIETLSDSITHERSEEAQNALGQTVNPLPSHCEHRNAESKESALAMKHNIVGDGSRVQAQGAVYTQQQKPSEDSDKSDQRNISLSRKSINRIEGDDLQTSSQPIIGAASDPTLPTEWVQPNLSAPLLELVDVVFQLQDGGWIKRKAFWVAKQILQLGMGDAFDDWLIEKIQLLRRGSVVASGIKRIEQVLWPDGIFITKHPKRRQPNPSGSTPQSSPCGHPPTSVSSPKKVDAVELDENRLKEAERRARFVHELMIDNAPAAIVGLVGHKGYEQCARDIYYFLQSSVCLKQLAFDLLELLLLSAFPEMDYVFQQLHEEKEKFGGFRTT; encoded by the exons ATGAGCACGGAAGAAAAGCATGCGGTGACGGTTCGAGACCTCGTGGAGGAGGCGAAGAAGCGGATTGTGTTTCTGATCATGTGCGCGGTCGGATTGTCTTATCTCTTGTCTA TGACAAGCTCCTCAGTCTGGGTTAATTTGCCCGCTGCAGCATCCTTAATTGTCACCGTTCGCTATTTTTCTCTGTACTTTGAAATGCGGGGAAAAGCTGCGGTATACAACAGCAAACCAACATTAGCACATATTTCTTCTAAAACGAAACCTTTTGAAGGTCCTAACACCGGTGTTATGAAGTCTGATTGGAGAAGGAAGGTGAATTCCCCTGTTGTCGAGAATGCATTAGATCAGTTCACTAGGCATCTAGTTTCTGAGTGGGTGATGGATCTGTGGTACTCTCGCCTAACCCCTGACAGACAAGGTCCAGAGGAGTTGGTTCATATCATGCATGGTGTTCTGGGAGAGATTTCATCTCGCCTGAGAAATGTAAATCTCATAGATCTTCTGACAAG GGACATTATTAGTATTTTATGCACGCACCTGGAGCTTTTCCGTTCAAGTCAGTCAAAGATTGAAAAGCACCAACTTGGACCACTGACTTTTGAACGTCGTGATGTGGAATTAAAATCCATTCTATTTGCAGACAACAAATTGCACCCTGCCCTGTTTTCTGCTGAAGCTGAGCACAAG GTGCTTCAGCACTTGATGGATGGTCTCATATCTTTCACATTCAAACCTGAGGATTTGCAGTGCTCTTTGTTCCGCTTTACTGTTAGAGAGCTTCTTGCTTGTGCACTAATGCGACCAGTATTGAACTTAGCAAACCCAAG GTTTCTTAATGAAAGGGTTGAGTCTGTAGCAATTTCTTTAAGCAAGGCTAATGAAGGAGCGGCTACACTCTTGGCATCACAGTCTAAATCAAAAGCGTCTTCAAGGATTTCATCTGATCATTTCACTaggattctggacccttctgtTAAGGGTGTTGAGCTTGTCCCACTCAAAAAGGATCCATCCAAAACTTTGGAAGAGAAATCCACAAAAGACAATGCAAATGGAACCCTCACGAAGGACCCATTGCTTTGTATGGATACTAGATCAACCCTTTCTTGGAGTTCTCAGCCATTGGATCCACTAACTGGTGATGGTAGAGGTAGTCAACGACTCCACTCTGGGGAGATTTGGGATGGTACAGTAGTTATGATTTCTCGCAGAGAAACTGAAGCTATTGCTCCAAATCATTTTGAAAACTACAGAAGGAAGGAAGATGAGAATTATGCTATTGAGTCAGGGATAAAAAGTTCTTCAGCATTATATAAAACAGCAGATAATTTGAAGGTATTGTCAAGGGAGAAAGAAAAGGATGGTGCAACCAAGATTAGTTCTGATCACAGCAATGCTGCTCTTTCTAGGCGTAATGGGAACATTACAAGTCACCTTTCTGCTATTTCATATATAGAGTTTGATGAGAATGATCTCATGCGGTTGGAGGAGGTAGAATCAGGGAGCAGTTCTTATACTAGTGAAGATGATGAAACCAGCAGTGTGACTGGTCTTGATTTTCCGGTCAACAAAGTTTGGGATGGTAAACTAAATAGATATCTTTCGGTTTCACACATTCATCATCCACTGCAGAGTTCTGAAGGCTGTAACACAAGAAAAAGTGGCGTAGGACATCTTCACTCTAGATTACATAGGACTCAATCTAGGAGGAAAAGGTTTAAGAGATTAAGCAGTCAGAAGAGGCACATCTGGCAAGAAGTTGAGAGAACAAGCTTCTATTCAGGAGACAGGCAGGATATACTGAATTCTTTTAAAGGACGTGTGGAATCTGAGGACTCTAGTGATGATTATGAGGCAGAAGTTTTGGGTAGAATTCACAGTGGAGCAACTGCTTCTTCATCCACTTCCTCAACTCGTTTACTCGACTGTGATAATTTGGCCGTCAGTGCTCAGAAAAACTCATTGTTGCCAGATTCCTTTCTGAAGTTGAGATGTGAG TTTGAATGCTATTTCCAGTCGCAGGTATTGGGTGCCAATATTGTGAAGGGTGGCTCTAGAACATTCGCCGTTTATTCCATTTCTGTTACAGATACGAATGAGGATAGTTGGTCTATCAAAAGAAG GTTTCGGCATTTTGAGGAACTCCATCGACGTCTTAAGGAGTTTCCAGAATATAATCTTCATTTGCCACCGAAGCATTTTCTGTCAACTGGACTAGATGTGCTTGTCATTCGAGAACGGTGTAAATTGCTACACAAGTACTTGAAG AAGCTTCTTCAGCTTCCAACTATTTCAGGATCAATAGAAATTTGGGACTTCCTTAGCGTTGATTCCCAG ACATATGTATTCTCACATTCTATATCCATCATTGAGACATTGTCAG ACAGTATAACCCATGAAAGAAGTGAAGAGGCTCAGAATGCTCTTGGGCAGACTGTAAATCCCTTACCTTCCCATTGTGAACATCGCAATGCTGAGAGCAAGGAATCTGCATTAGCAATGAAGCATAATATTGTTGGAGATGGATCAAGAGTACAGGCACAAGGCGCAGTTTATACACAGCAACAAAAACCATCTGAGGACTCTGACAAATCAGACCAAAGAAATATATCCCTGTCCAGAAAGTCCATAAACAGAATCGAAGGTGATGATTTACAAACTTCATCTCAGCCAATTATTGGTGCTGCTTCCGATCCCACCCTCCCTACTGAG TGGGTACAGCCAAATCTAAGTGCTCCCCTATTAGAGTTGGTTGATGTGGTTTTCCAGCTCCAAGATGGTGGTTGGATCAA GCGGAAGGCTTTTTGGGTGGCCAAACAGATATTACAACTGGGAATGGGCGATGCCTTTGATGATTGGTTGATTGAGAAAATTCAGCTTTTGCGTAGGGGATCTGTGGTCGCTTCAGGGATCAAGCGGATAGAGCAG GTACTTTGGCCTGACGGAATATTTATAACAAAGCATCCAAAGCGACGACAACCAAACCCTTCTGGGAGCACACCCCAGAGTTCACCTTGTGGGCACCCTCCCACGTCTGTATCTTCGCCTAAGAAAGTGGATGCCGTAGAATTGGATGAGAATCGACTAAAGGAAGCTGAACGGCGTGCCAGATTTGTACATGAGCTTATGATTG ATAATGCACCAGCTGCGATCGTGGGTCTTGTTGGTCACAAGGGGTATGAACAATGTGCAAGGGATATCTATTACTTTCTTCAG TCATCTGTATGTTTGAAGCAATTGGCCTTTGACCTTCTTGAGCTGCTTCTCTTGTCGGCATTTCCGGAGATGGATTACGTCTTCCAGCAGTTGCatgaagagaaggaaaagttTGGGGGATTCAGAACTACTTGA
- the LOC131309839 gene encoding uncharacterized protein LOC131309839 isoform X6, whose amino-acid sequence MRGKAAVYNSKPTLAHISSKTKPFEGPNTGVMKSDWRRKVNSPVVENALDQFTRHLVSEWVMDLWYSRLTPDRQGPEELVHIMHGVLGEISSRLRNVNLIDLLTRDIISILCTHLELFRSSQSKIEKHQLGPLTFERRDVELKSILFADNKLHPALFSAEAEHKVLQHLMDGLISFTFKPEDLQCSLFRFTVRELLACALMRPVLNLANPRFLNERVESVAISLSKANEGAATLLASQSKSKASSRISSDHFTRILDPSVKGVELVPLKKDPSKTLEEKSTKDNANGTLTKDPLLCMDTRSTLSWSSQPLDPLTGDGRGSQRLHSGEIWDGTVVMISRRETEAIAPNHFENYRRKEDENYAIESGIKSSSALYKTADNLKVLSREKEKDGATKISSDHSNAALSRRNGNITSHLSAISYIEFDENDLMRLEEVESGSSSYTSEDDETSSVTGLDFPVNKVWDGKLNRYLSVSHIHHPLQSSEGCNTRKSGVGHLHSRLHRTQSRRKRFKRLSSQKRHIWQEVERTSFYSGDRQDILNSFKGRVESEDSSDDYEAEVLGRIHSGATASSSTSSTRLLDCDNLAVSAQKNSLLPDSFLKLRCEFECYFQSQVLGANIVKGGSRTFAVYSISVTDTNEDSWSIKRRFRHFEELHRRLKEFPEYNLHLPPKHFLSTGLDVLVIRERCKLLHKYLKKLLQLPTISGSIEIWDFLSVDSQTYVFSHSISIIETLSVDLDSITHERSEEAQNALGQTVNPLPSHCEHRNAESKESALAMKHNIVGDGSRVQAQGAVYTQQQKPSEDSDKSDQRNISLSRKSINRIEGDDLQTSSQPIIGAASDPTLPTEWVQPNLSAPLLELVDVVFQLQDGGWIKRKAFWVAKQILQLGMGDAFDDWLIEKIQLLRRGSVVASGIKRIEQVLWPDGIFITKHPKRRQPNPSGSTPQSSPCGHPPTSVSSPKKVDAVELDENRLKEAERRARFVHELMIDNAPAAIVGLVGHKGYEQCARDIYYFLQSSVCLKQLAFDLLELLLLSAFPEMDYVFQQLHEEKEKFGGFRTT is encoded by the exons ATGCGGGGAAAAGCTGCGGTATACAACAGCAAACCAACATTAGCACATATTTCTTCTAAAACGAAACCTTTTGAAGGTCCTAACACCGGTGTTATGAAGTCTGATTGGAGAAGGAAGGTGAATTCCCCTGTTGTCGAGAATGCATTAGATCAGTTCACTAGGCATCTAGTTTCTGAGTGGGTGATGGATCTGTGGTACTCTCGCCTAACCCCTGACAGACAAGGTCCAGAGGAGTTGGTTCATATCATGCATGGTGTTCTGGGAGAGATTTCATCTCGCCTGAGAAATGTAAATCTCATAGATCTTCTGACAAG GGACATTATTAGTATTTTATGCACGCACCTGGAGCTTTTCCGTTCAAGTCAGTCAAAGATTGAAAAGCACCAACTTGGACCACTGACTTTTGAACGTCGTGATGTGGAATTAAAATCCATTCTATTTGCAGACAACAAATTGCACCCTGCCCTGTTTTCTGCTGAAGCTGAGCACAAG GTGCTTCAGCACTTGATGGATGGTCTCATATCTTTCACATTCAAACCTGAGGATTTGCAGTGCTCTTTGTTCCGCTTTACTGTTAGAGAGCTTCTTGCTTGTGCACTAATGCGACCAGTATTGAACTTAGCAAACCCAAG GTTTCTTAATGAAAGGGTTGAGTCTGTAGCAATTTCTTTAAGCAAGGCTAATGAAGGAGCGGCTACACTCTTGGCATCACAGTCTAAATCAAAAGCGTCTTCAAGGATTTCATCTGATCATTTCACTaggattctggacccttctgtTAAGGGTGTTGAGCTTGTCCCACTCAAAAAGGATCCATCCAAAACTTTGGAAGAGAAATCCACAAAAGACAATGCAAATGGAACCCTCACGAAGGACCCATTGCTTTGTATGGATACTAGATCAACCCTTTCTTGGAGTTCTCAGCCATTGGATCCACTAACTGGTGATGGTAGAGGTAGTCAACGACTCCACTCTGGGGAGATTTGGGATGGTACAGTAGTTATGATTTCTCGCAGAGAAACTGAAGCTATTGCTCCAAATCATTTTGAAAACTACAGAAGGAAGGAAGATGAGAATTATGCTATTGAGTCAGGGATAAAAAGTTCTTCAGCATTATATAAAACAGCAGATAATTTGAAGGTATTGTCAAGGGAGAAAGAAAAGGATGGTGCAACCAAGATTAGTTCTGATCACAGCAATGCTGCTCTTTCTAGGCGTAATGGGAACATTACAAGTCACCTTTCTGCTATTTCATATATAGAGTTTGATGAGAATGATCTCATGCGGTTGGAGGAGGTAGAATCAGGGAGCAGTTCTTATACTAGTGAAGATGATGAAACCAGCAGTGTGACTGGTCTTGATTTTCCGGTCAACAAAGTTTGGGATGGTAAACTAAATAGATATCTTTCGGTTTCACACATTCATCATCCACTGCAGAGTTCTGAAGGCTGTAACACAAGAAAAAGTGGCGTAGGACATCTTCACTCTAGATTACATAGGACTCAATCTAGGAGGAAAAGGTTTAAGAGATTAAGCAGTCAGAAGAGGCACATCTGGCAAGAAGTTGAGAGAACAAGCTTCTATTCAGGAGACAGGCAGGATATACTGAATTCTTTTAAAGGACGTGTGGAATCTGAGGACTCTAGTGATGATTATGAGGCAGAAGTTTTGGGTAGAATTCACAGTGGAGCAACTGCTTCTTCATCCACTTCCTCAACTCGTTTACTCGACTGTGATAATTTGGCCGTCAGTGCTCAGAAAAACTCATTGTTGCCAGATTCCTTTCTGAAGTTGAGATGTGAG TTTGAATGCTATTTCCAGTCGCAGGTATTGGGTGCCAATATTGTGAAGGGTGGCTCTAGAACATTCGCCGTTTATTCCATTTCTGTTACAGATACGAATGAGGATAGTTGGTCTATCAAAAGAAG GTTTCGGCATTTTGAGGAACTCCATCGACGTCTTAAGGAGTTTCCAGAATATAATCTTCATTTGCCACCGAAGCATTTTCTGTCAACTGGACTAGATGTGCTTGTCATTCGAGAACGGTGTAAATTGCTACACAAGTACTTGAAG AAGCTTCTTCAGCTTCCAACTATTTCAGGATCAATAGAAATTTGGGACTTCCTTAGCGTTGATTCCCAG ACATATGTATTCTCACATTCTATATCCATCATTGAGACATTGTCAG TTGACCTAGACAGTATAACCCATGAAAGAAGTGAAGAGGCTCAGAATGCTCTTGGGCAGACTGTAAATCCCTTACCTTCCCATTGTGAACATCGCAATGCTGAGAGCAAGGAATCTGCATTAGCAATGAAGCATAATATTGTTGGAGATGGATCAAGAGTACAGGCACAAGGCGCAGTTTATACACAGCAACAAAAACCATCTGAGGACTCTGACAAATCAGACCAAAGAAATATATCCCTGTCCAGAAAGTCCATAAACAGAATCGAAGGTGATGATTTACAAACTTCATCTCAGCCAATTATTGGTGCTGCTTCCGATCCCACCCTCCCTACTGAG TGGGTACAGCCAAATCTAAGTGCTCCCCTATTAGAGTTGGTTGATGTGGTTTTCCAGCTCCAAGATGGTGGTTGGATCAA GCGGAAGGCTTTTTGGGTGGCCAAACAGATATTACAACTGGGAATGGGCGATGCCTTTGATGATTGGTTGATTGAGAAAATTCAGCTTTTGCGTAGGGGATCTGTGGTCGCTTCAGGGATCAAGCGGATAGAGCAG GTACTTTGGCCTGACGGAATATTTATAACAAAGCATCCAAAGCGACGACAACCAAACCCTTCTGGGAGCACACCCCAGAGTTCACCTTGTGGGCACCCTCCCACGTCTGTATCTTCGCCTAAGAAAGTGGATGCCGTAGAATTGGATGAGAATCGACTAAAGGAAGCTGAACGGCGTGCCAGATTTGTACATGAGCTTATGATTG ATAATGCACCAGCTGCGATCGTGGGTCTTGTTGGTCACAAGGGGTATGAACAATGTGCAAGGGATATCTATTACTTTCTTCAG TCATCTGTATGTTTGAAGCAATTGGCCTTTGACCTTCTTGAGCTGCTTCTCTTGTCGGCATTTCCGGAGATGGATTACGTCTTCCAGCAGTTGCatgaagagaaggaaaagttTGGGGGATTCAGAACTACTTGA
- the LOC131309839 gene encoding uncharacterized protein LOC131309839 isoform X1 produces MSTEEKHAVTVRDLVEEAKKRIVFLIMCAVGLSYLLSMTSSSVWVNLPAAASLIVTVRYFSLYFEMRGKAAVYNSKPTLAHISSKTKPFEGPNTGVMKSDWRRKVNSPVVENALDQFTRHLVSEWVMDLWYSRLTPDRQGPEELVHIMHGVLGEISSRLRNVNLIDLLTRDIISILCTHLELFRSSQSKIEKHQLGPLTFERRDVELKSILFADNKLHPALFSAEAEHKVLQHLMDGLISFTFKPEDLQCSLFRFTVRELLACALMRPVLNLANPRFLNERVESVAISLSKANEGAATLLASQSKSKASSRISSDHFTRILDPSVKGVELVPLKKDPSKTLEEKSTKDNANGTLTKDPLLCMDTRSTLSWSSQPLDPLTGDGRGSQRLHSGEIWDGTVVMISRRETEAIAPNHFENYRRKEDENYAIESGIKSSSALYKTADNLKVLSREKEKDGATKISSDHSNAALSRRNGNITSHLSAISYIEFDENDLMRLEEVESGSSSYTSEDDETSSVTGLDFPVNKVWDGKLNRYLSVSHIHHPLQSSEGCNTRKSGVGHLHSRLHRTQSRRKRFKRLSSQKRHIWQEVERTSFYSGDRQDILNSFKGRVESEDSSDDYEAEVLGRIHSGATASSSTSSTRLLDCDNLAVSAQKNSLLPDSFLKLRCEFECYFQSQVLGANIVKGGSRTFAVYSISVTDTNEDSWSIKRRFRHFEELHRRLKEFPEYNLHLPPKHFLSTGLDVLVIRERCKLLHKYLKKLLQLPTISGSIEIWDFLSVDSQTYVFSHSISIIETLSVDLDSITHERSEEAQNALGQTVNPLPSHCEHRNAESKESALAMKHNIVGDGSRVQAQGAVYTQQQKPSEDSDKSDQRNISLSRKSINRIEGDDLQTSSQPIIGAASDPTLPTEWVQPNLSAPLLELVDVVFQLQDGGWIKRKAFWVAKQILQLGMGDAFDDWLIEKIQLLRRGSVVASGIKRIEQVLWPDGIFITKHPKRRQPNPSGSTPQSSPCGHPPTSVSSPKKVDAVELDENRLKEAERRARFVHELMIDNAPAAIVGLVGHKGYEQCARDIYYFLQSSVCLKQLAFDLLELLLLSAFPEMDYVFQQLHEEKEKFGGFRTT; encoded by the exons ATGAGCACGGAAGAAAAGCATGCGGTGACGGTTCGAGACCTCGTGGAGGAGGCGAAGAAGCGGATTGTGTTTCTGATCATGTGCGCGGTCGGATTGTCTTATCTCTTGTCTA TGACAAGCTCCTCAGTCTGGGTTAATTTGCCCGCTGCAGCATCCTTAATTGTCACCGTTCGCTATTTTTCTCTGTACTTTGAAATGCGGGGAAAAGCTGCGGTATACAACAGCAAACCAACATTAGCACATATTTCTTCTAAAACGAAACCTTTTGAAGGTCCTAACACCGGTGTTATGAAGTCTGATTGGAGAAGGAAGGTGAATTCCCCTGTTGTCGAGAATGCATTAGATCAGTTCACTAGGCATCTAGTTTCTGAGTGGGTGATGGATCTGTGGTACTCTCGCCTAACCCCTGACAGACAAGGTCCAGAGGAGTTGGTTCATATCATGCATGGTGTTCTGGGAGAGATTTCATCTCGCCTGAGAAATGTAAATCTCATAGATCTTCTGACAAG GGACATTATTAGTATTTTATGCACGCACCTGGAGCTTTTCCGTTCAAGTCAGTCAAAGATTGAAAAGCACCAACTTGGACCACTGACTTTTGAACGTCGTGATGTGGAATTAAAATCCATTCTATTTGCAGACAACAAATTGCACCCTGCCCTGTTTTCTGCTGAAGCTGAGCACAAG GTGCTTCAGCACTTGATGGATGGTCTCATATCTTTCACATTCAAACCTGAGGATTTGCAGTGCTCTTTGTTCCGCTTTACTGTTAGAGAGCTTCTTGCTTGTGCACTAATGCGACCAGTATTGAACTTAGCAAACCCAAG GTTTCTTAATGAAAGGGTTGAGTCTGTAGCAATTTCTTTAAGCAAGGCTAATGAAGGAGCGGCTACACTCTTGGCATCACAGTCTAAATCAAAAGCGTCTTCAAGGATTTCATCTGATCATTTCACTaggattctggacccttctgtTAAGGGTGTTGAGCTTGTCCCACTCAAAAAGGATCCATCCAAAACTTTGGAAGAGAAATCCACAAAAGACAATGCAAATGGAACCCTCACGAAGGACCCATTGCTTTGTATGGATACTAGATCAACCCTTTCTTGGAGTTCTCAGCCATTGGATCCACTAACTGGTGATGGTAGAGGTAGTCAACGACTCCACTCTGGGGAGATTTGGGATGGTACAGTAGTTATGATTTCTCGCAGAGAAACTGAAGCTATTGCTCCAAATCATTTTGAAAACTACAGAAGGAAGGAAGATGAGAATTATGCTATTGAGTCAGGGATAAAAAGTTCTTCAGCATTATATAAAACAGCAGATAATTTGAAGGTATTGTCAAGGGAGAAAGAAAAGGATGGTGCAACCAAGATTAGTTCTGATCACAGCAATGCTGCTCTTTCTAGGCGTAATGGGAACATTACAAGTCACCTTTCTGCTATTTCATATATAGAGTTTGATGAGAATGATCTCATGCGGTTGGAGGAGGTAGAATCAGGGAGCAGTTCTTATACTAGTGAAGATGATGAAACCAGCAGTGTGACTGGTCTTGATTTTCCGGTCAACAAAGTTTGGGATGGTAAACTAAATAGATATCTTTCGGTTTCACACATTCATCATCCACTGCAGAGTTCTGAAGGCTGTAACACAAGAAAAAGTGGCGTAGGACATCTTCACTCTAGATTACATAGGACTCAATCTAGGAGGAAAAGGTTTAAGAGATTAAGCAGTCAGAAGAGGCACATCTGGCAAGAAGTTGAGAGAACAAGCTTCTATTCAGGAGACAGGCAGGATATACTGAATTCTTTTAAAGGACGTGTGGAATCTGAGGACTCTAGTGATGATTATGAGGCAGAAGTTTTGGGTAGAATTCACAGTGGAGCAACTGCTTCTTCATCCACTTCCTCAACTCGTTTACTCGACTGTGATAATTTGGCCGTCAGTGCTCAGAAAAACTCATTGTTGCCAGATTCCTTTCTGAAGTTGAGATGTGAG TTTGAATGCTATTTCCAGTCGCAGGTATTGGGTGCCAATATTGTGAAGGGTGGCTCTAGAACATTCGCCGTTTATTCCATTTCTGTTACAGATACGAATGAGGATAGTTGGTCTATCAAAAGAAG GTTTCGGCATTTTGAGGAACTCCATCGACGTCTTAAGGAGTTTCCAGAATATAATCTTCATTTGCCACCGAAGCATTTTCTGTCAACTGGACTAGATGTGCTTGTCATTCGAGAACGGTGTAAATTGCTACACAAGTACTTGAAG AAGCTTCTTCAGCTTCCAACTATTTCAGGATCAATAGAAATTTGGGACTTCCTTAGCGTTGATTCCCAG ACATATGTATTCTCACATTCTATATCCATCATTGAGACATTGTCAG TTGACCTAGACAGTATAACCCATGAAAGAAGTGAAGAGGCTCAGAATGCTCTTGGGCAGACTGTAAATCCCTTACCTTCCCATTGTGAACATCGCAATGCTGAGAGCAAGGAATCTGCATTAGCAATGAAGCATAATATTGTTGGAGATGGATCAAGAGTACAGGCACAAGGCGCAGTTTATACACAGCAACAAAAACCATCTGAGGACTCTGACAAATCAGACCAAAGAAATATATCCCTGTCCAGAAAGTCCATAAACAGAATCGAAGGTGATGATTTACAAACTTCATCTCAGCCAATTATTGGTGCTGCTTCCGATCCCACCCTCCCTACTGAG TGGGTACAGCCAAATCTAAGTGCTCCCCTATTAGAGTTGGTTGATGTGGTTTTCCAGCTCCAAGATGGTGGTTGGATCAA GCGGAAGGCTTTTTGGGTGGCCAAACAGATATTACAACTGGGAATGGGCGATGCCTTTGATGATTGGTTGATTGAGAAAATTCAGCTTTTGCGTAGGGGATCTGTGGTCGCTTCAGGGATCAAGCGGATAGAGCAG GTACTTTGGCCTGACGGAATATTTATAACAAAGCATCCAAAGCGACGACAACCAAACCCTTCTGGGAGCACACCCCAGAGTTCACCTTGTGGGCACCCTCCCACGTCTGTATCTTCGCCTAAGAAAGTGGATGCCGTAGAATTGGATGAGAATCGACTAAAGGAAGCTGAACGGCGTGCCAGATTTGTACATGAGCTTATGATTG ATAATGCACCAGCTGCGATCGTGGGTCTTGTTGGTCACAAGGGGTATGAACAATGTGCAAGGGATATCTATTACTTTCTTCAG TCATCTGTATGTTTGAAGCAATTGGCCTTTGACCTTCTTGAGCTGCTTCTCTTGTCGGCATTTCCGGAGATGGATTACGTCTTCCAGCAGTTGCatgaagagaaggaaaagttTGGGGGATTCAGAACTACTTGA